In a single window of the Gossypium hirsutum isolate 1008001.06 chromosome D02, Gossypium_hirsutum_v2.1, whole genome shotgun sequence genome:
- the LOC107909728 gene encoding cytochrome P450 86B1: protein MRAMAEMVSFSVSKWVISRLTFWDVSIALLGLFIFSCLHESLTRKGPMMWPVFGIIPSIVFHLSDAYNWGTRVLIKAGGTFHYRGMWMGGAYGIVTTDPYNIEYMLKTNFQNFPKGNYYRERFRDLLGDGIFNADNESWMEKRQLAKHEMHSSRFMEHSFKTMQDLVHKKLLILLQKLSISGQCFDLQEVLLRLTFDNICTVALGVNPGCLALDLPDVPFAKAFEEATELTLLRFLTPPFVWKPLKFFGLGNERRLKEAIKVVHDFADKKVRDRRNILGNLSNQSDFLSRLIESENKQGQNRHFPGNFLRDFCVSFILAGRDTTSVALAWFFWLIHKNPQVENKILAEIYEILCHPQCRTQDDHITVFTEDGLKKMVYLQAALSESLRLYPSVPIEMKQVLEDDVLPDGTRVKKGARVFNFLFSMARMESIWGKDCLEFKPERWIKDGKFVSANQFKYPVFNAGPRLCLGKNFSYTQMKMVAASVLLRYSVKVVEGHSVVPKLTTTLYMKSGLVVTLKPRLVNNA from the coding sequence ATGAGAGCAATGGCGGAAATGGTTTCCTTTTCAGTAAGTAAGTGGGTGATTTCTCGTCTGACATTTTGGGACGTGTCAATTGCGTTGTTGGGGCTATTCATTTTCAGTTGTTTGCATGAGAGCCTTACAAGAAAGGGTCCGATGATGTGGCCAGTGTTTGGAATAATACCATCAATTGTCTTCCACTTGAGTGACGCATATAATTGGGGCACCAGAGTTTTGATAAAAGCTGGGGGAACATTTCATTACAGGGGAATGTGGATGGGAGGTGCGTATGGGATCGTCACAACTGACCCTTACAACATTGAATATATGCTCAAGACAAATTTCCAGAATTTCCCTAAAGGGAATTACTACAGAGAGAGATTTCGCGACCTGCTGGGGGATGGGATTTTCAACGCCGATAATGAATCATGGATGGAGAAAAGGCAACTTGCGAAGCATGAGATGCATTCGAGTCGTTTTATGGAGCACTCCTTTAAAACCATGCAAGATTTAGTGCACAAAAAGCTATTGATTTTATTGCAAAAGCTGAGTATTTCAGGGCAGTGTTTTGATCTACAAGAAGTGCTTCTTCGGCTTACATTCGATAACATTTGCACAGTAGCTCTTGGCGTTAATCCTGGGTGTTTGGCCCTTGATTTGCCCGATGTTCCCTTTGCGAAAGCATTCGAAGAGGCCACCGAACTCACCTTATTAAGATTCTTGACGCCACCTTTTGTATGGAAGCCGTTGAAGTTCTTCGGACTTGGAAATGAGAGACGGCTCAAGGAAGCAATAAAAGTTGTCCACGATTTTGCAGATAAGAAAGTGAGAGATCGAAGGAACATACTTGGGAACTTAAGCAATCAATCTGATTTCTTGTCAAGGCTTATTGAGAGTGAAAATAAACAAGGCCAAAACAGGCATTTTCCAGGTAATTTCTTGAGAGATTTCTGCGTAAGTTTCATCTTAGCAGGTCGAGACACAACTTCGGTTGCATTAGCCTGGTTTTTCTGGCTTATACACAAAAACCCACAAGTGGAAAACAAAATCCTGGCCGAAATCTACGAAATTTTATGCCATCCCCAGTGTAGAACACAAGATGATCACATCACAGTTTTCACAGAAGATGGATTGAAAAAGATGGTTTATCTCCAAGCAGCATTATCTGAATCCCTACGGCTCTACCCATCAGTGCCGATTGAAATGAAACAAGTTCTAGAAGACGATGTGCTCCCTGATGGAACAAGGGTAAAAAAGGGTGCTCGAGTCTTCAACTTCCTATTCTCAATGGCTCGTATGGAATCCATATGGGGCAAAGATTGCTTGGAGTTCAAGCCTGAGAGGTGGATCAAAGATGGGAAGTTCGTGAGTGCAAACCAATTCAAATACCCCGTTTTTAATGCCGGTCCGAGGCTATGTCTGGGGAAGAATTTTTCTTACACTCAGATGAAAATGGTGGCTGCTTCAGTACTATTAAGGTATTCGGTTAAGGTTGTTGAAGGTCACAGTGTTGTACCAAAGCTGACCACCACACTCTACATGAAAAGTGGTTTAGTGGTGACGCTAAAGCCTAGGTTGGTAAACAATGCTTAG